The following are encoded together in the Aerococcus mictus genome:
- the whiA gene encoding DNA-binding protein WhiA — MVSFAASVKKELTQLELDQEEARAELSAIIRMNGALQIVEGELSLNIQTENAAITQRIYTLLKTYFQVHGEILVRKKMKLKKNNVYIVRIKQAVDLLLDQLGILGDSSILETAPAEIVYNDPTRRAYLRGAFLAGGSVNNPETSSYHLEIYSNHESHAQQLAELMNRYHMNARTTNRRKGVITYLKEAEKISDFLALLGASSAILRFENVRVTRDMRNSVNRMVNCENANMNKTIDAAAKQIRSIQHIQNTIGLDKLPDKLQEVAQARLDNPSATIKELGELLPSGPVSKSGINHRLRRLNQYAENI, encoded by the coding sequence GTGGTTTCTTTTGCAGCTAGTGTCAAGAAAGAACTGACCCAGTTAGAGCTTGACCAAGAGGAAGCGCGCGCAGAACTATCCGCCATTATTCGTATGAACGGTGCTTTGCAGATCGTTGAAGGCGAACTCTCACTGAATATTCAAACGGAAAATGCGGCCATTACCCAGAGAATTTATACCCTCTTAAAAACTTACTTCCAGGTCCATGGGGAAATTCTGGTCCGGAAGAAAATGAAGTTAAAGAAGAATAATGTCTATATCGTCCGGATCAAACAAGCCGTTGACCTGCTCTTAGACCAACTGGGCATTCTCGGCGATTCCAGTATCTTAGAAACGGCTCCGGCAGAGATTGTTTATAACGATCCCACGCGGCGGGCGTATTTACGGGGAGCCTTTCTGGCAGGAGGATCGGTCAATAATCCGGAAACCTCCTCCTACCACCTGGAGATCTATTCCAACCATGAAAGCCATGCCCAACAGCTGGCAGAATTGATGAATCGCTACCATATGAATGCCCGGACTACTAACCGGCGCAAGGGGGTCATCACCTATCTCAAGGAAGCGGAGAAAATTTCTGACTTCTTGGCACTCTTGGGGGCTTCCAGTGCTATTTTGCGCTTTGAAAATGTTCGGGTGACTCGCGATATGCGCAATTCGGTCAACCGCATGGTCAACTGCGAAAACGCCAATATGAATAAGACCATTGACGCCGCTGCCAAGCAAATCCGCAGCATTCAGCACATTCAAAACACCATTGGTCTCGACAAATTACCGGATAAACTCCAGGAAGTCGCCCAAGCCCGCCTCGATAACCCATCGGCTACCATTAAGGAACTCGGCGAACTCCTCCCCTCCGGCCCCGTCTCCAAGTCCGGCATCAACCACCGCCTCAGAAGACTCAACCAATACGCGGAAAACATTTGA
- a CDS encoding gluconeogenesis factor YvcK family protein — protein sequence MSESRNYYPKITVIGGGTGVPILLSGLKSANCDLTAVVTVADDGGSSGKLRSALNTIPPGDLRNCLVALSDSNSLYKDVFQYRFAPEDQEFSGHAIGNLIIAALTEMRGSIYSALKLLSVTMDVKGRVLPACEEPLILQAHYQEGDMIEGETTIVEEKRPIQSVSVRLANQASPDQSVKAGRGVVDAIMEADMVVLGPGSLYTSILPNIVIPKIRQAIQETSATVVYICNIMTQLGETEGFSDADHLRVINDHLQGHYVDACLLNRTTVPYEYIENNEVLDYLVQVSHDRQALKDQEAEIIGWDFLNLKDSGVYHDKDKLVQALIQVYRDHHQH from the coding sequence ATGAGTGAGTCAAGGAACTATTACCCTAAAATAACCGTGATTGGTGGCGGAACCGGCGTGCCTATCCTCCTGTCCGGTTTGAAGAGCGCCAACTGCGACTTAACCGCTGTGGTGACCGTCGCTGATGACGGGGGCTCTTCGGGCAAATTGCGGTCGGCCTTAAATACCATCCCCCCAGGCGACTTGCGTAACTGCCTGGTCGCCTTGTCGGACTCTAACAGTCTCTATAAGGATGTTTTTCAGTACCGCTTTGCCCCCGAAGACCAGGAATTTTCGGGACATGCTATTGGTAATTTGATTATTGCCGCCCTCACCGAAATGCGGGGCAGTATCTATTCGGCCTTAAAACTATTATCGGTCACCATGGATGTAAAAGGCCGGGTCCTGCCTGCCTGTGAAGAACCTCTCATCTTACAAGCCCACTACCAAGAGGGCGATATGATTGAAGGGGAGACCACCATCGTTGAAGAAAAACGTCCCATCCAATCAGTCTCAGTACGTTTAGCTAACCAAGCAAGCCCTGACCAAAGCGTCAAAGCCGGTCGGGGCGTCGTCGATGCCATCATGGAAGCCGATATGGTGGTTTTAGGCCCAGGTTCCCTTTATACCTCGATTTTACCTAATATCGTGATCCCAAAAATCCGCCAAGCCATCCAGGAAACCTCAGCGACGGTGGTTTATATCTGTAATATCATGACCCAGCTAGGGGAAACAGAGGGCTTTTCCGATGCGGACCACTTACGGGTGATTAATGATCATTTACAAGGTCACTATGTGGATGCCTGTCTCTTGAACCGGACCACCGTGCCTTATGAATACATTGAAAACAATGAAGTCCTGGATTATTTAGTCCAAGTTAGCCACGACCGGCAAGCTTTGAAAGACCAAGAGGCTGAGATTATCGGCTGGGATTTCTTAAACCTCAAGGATTCTGGGGTTTACCACGACAAGGATAAGTTAGTCCAAGCCCTGATTCAAGTATACCGCGACCACCATCAACACTAG
- the rapZ gene encoding RNase adapter RapZ, with the protein MSENSELNIVIITGMSGAGKTVALQSFEDMGYFCVDNLPPSLLPTFSELIKKSKDINQVCLVIDLRSREFFDEFVHALQLLDNNPKIHSQLVYLDTSDAALVARYKESRRNHPLQKGGTILEGIQRERKELSPVRALAHLTIDTTSITPKELRAALIREFHVSDASGFTIEVMSFGFKYGIPIDADIVMDVRFLPNPHYIDELRPLTGEDESVYNYVMDQDDTEIFYQKFVDLLDFTLPLYEAEGKASLTIAIGCTGGQHRSVALTRRIGQHIMDTTNYTTHISHRDQNKRKGTERNQ; encoded by the coding sequence ATGTCAGAAAATAGTGAATTAAATATTGTAATTATTACGGGAATGAGTGGGGCCGGGAAGACGGTTGCCTTGCAAAGTTTTGAAGATATGGGTTACTTTTGTGTGGATAACTTACCGCCTTCTCTCTTACCGACTTTTTCCGAATTGATCAAGAAGTCTAAAGATATCAACCAAGTCTGTCTGGTGATTGACTTACGGTCACGGGAATTCTTTGATGAATTTGTCCATGCCCTCCAACTCTTGGATAATAACCCTAAGATTCATTCCCAATTGGTCTACCTAGATACTAGTGATGCGGCTTTGGTGGCTCGCTATAAGGAAAGTCGCCGTAACCATCCCCTGCAAAAGGGAGGGACGATTTTAGAGGGGATCCAACGGGAAAGAAAAGAGTTGAGTCCAGTCCGGGCCCTCGCCCACTTGACTATTGATACCACTTCGATCACCCCTAAAGAATTGCGGGCAGCCCTAATCCGGGAATTCCATGTCTCTGATGCCTCAGGTTTCACTATTGAAGTCATGTCCTTTGGCTTTAAGTATGGGATCCCTATTGACGCTGATATCGTTATGGACGTGCGCTTCCTGCCTAACCCCCACTATATTGACGAATTGCGTCCCTTAACTGGAGAAGACGAGTCCGTCTATAACTATGTGATGGACCAGGACGATACCGAAATTTTCTACCAAAAATTTGTCGACCTCTTAGACTTTACCCTGCCCCTCTATGAAGCCGAAGGAAAGGCCAGCTTGACCATTGCCATTGGCTGCACGGGGGGCCAACACCGGTCAGTGGCTTTGACCCGCCGGATCGGTCAACATATCATGGACACAACGAATTACACCACCCATATCAGTCACCGTGACCAGAACAAACGCAAAGGAACGGAGCGAAATCAATGA